A genomic window from Solanum stenotomum isolate F172 chromosome 10, ASM1918654v1, whole genome shotgun sequence includes:
- the LOC125843096 gene encoding zinc finger BED domain-containing protein RICESLEEPER 2-like — protein sequence MTEIESKISESGTSNDTIHNTSSPNEVEVDIEASKKRKAMEPRAACWKHFEKFIDKDGATKAKCNYCGKTYAAATKGNGTSAMNNHMTKKKCPNFPSTQDYGQKLINFLPSSTGEKEGVISTWKFDQAQSRRALAQMIIVDELPFSIVEKEGFRNIMKVVVPQFHIPSRRTLTRDCYELYSEEKKLLKKSFKEARPKVCLTTNTWTSIQRINYLCLTAHFIDRNWTLHKRIRKFCPISSHKGDEMAASITNCLLDWGLDNVFTITVDNASSNSVTVKEISKQLTNWGTNIMEGQHLHVRCMAHILNLIVQDGLKEVGQSVKRVRQAVKYIRQSPARIKKFKECCESKLITCKKSLCLDVPTRWNSTYLMFDTTQHFELAFERYCFYDNGFLDYLHTHDCEDGTKAGVLTSVDWENVRSMIKFLETFYTLTLKVSGSKYVTNNVHFVEIVELDLILKEMTENEDSNLKKMAESMRDKFRKYWGELDNMNKMIFTSAVLDPRNKLDYVHFAIGDMFGKTIGEPLVDAVDKYMKALFDHYVKKSSKVSLFSSSPPTSSGNSSSISNVSDDDNFQKRGSMRTKLEFVRHKVVSGSSSSKSELGRYLAEDVEPETDDFDILKWWKFNEPRFPILSEMARDVLVIPISSVASECAFSTGGRILDPFRSSLTPKLVQALISLQDWYRSEPIPINVEEDLEYLELLELDMAHSGIESIIVDV from the exons ATGACAGAAATCGAAAGTAAGATAAGTGAAAGTGGGACTTCAAATGATACCATACATAATACTTCATCTCCGAATGAAGTTGAAGTTGACATTGAAgcttcaaagaaaagaaaagccATGGAACCTAGGGCTGCTTGTTGGAAGCATTTTGAGAAATTCATCGATAAAGATGGAGCTACTAAAGCAAAATGTAATTATTGTGGAAAAACGTATGCTGCTGCTACAAAAGGTAATGGTACTTCCGCTATGAATAACCATATGACTAAAAAAAAGTGTCCTAACTTTCCCTCTACCCAAGATTATGGTcagaaattaataaattttttaccATCTTCAACGGGAGAAAAGGAAGGGGTGATTAGCACTTGGAAATTTGATCAAGCACAAAGTAGAAGAGCTTTAGCTCAAATGATAATTGTTGATGAGTTGCCATTTAGTATTGTTGAGAAGGAAGGTTTTAGGAATATCATGAAAGTTGTAGTGCCACAATTTCATATTCCTTCTCGTAGAACTTTGACAAGAGATTGTTATGAACTTTatagtgaagaaaaaaaactcttGAAGAAGTCTTTCAAAGAAGCACGTCCAAAAGTTTGTCTTACGACAAATACTTGGACGTCTATTCAAAGAATTAACTACTTGTGTCTAACAGCCCACTTTATAGATAGAAATTGGACTTTGCATAAAAGAATTCGAAAATTTTGTCCTATTTCTAGTCATAAAGGTGATGAGATGGCAGCTTCCATTACTAATTGTTTGCTTGATTGGGGTTTGGATAATGTGTTTACCATAACAGTTGATAATGCTAGTTCCAATAGTGTTACTGTTAAAGAAATATCTAAGCAACTGACTAATTGGGGAACCAACATAATGGAGGGTCAACATCTTCATGTGAGGTGTATGGCACATATTCTTAATCTTATTGTGCAAGATGGGTTGAAGGAAGTTGGTCAGTCAGTCAAGCGAGTGAGACAAGCCGTGAAATACATTAGACAATCTCCTgcaagaattaaaaaatttaaagaatgtTGTGAATCTAAATTGATAACTTGTAAGAAATCATTATGTTTAGATGTTCCTACTAGGTGGAACTCTACATACTTGATGTTTGATACTACACAACActttgaacttgcatttgaaagaTATTGTTTTTATGATAATGGGTTTCTTGATTATCTCCATACCCATGATTGTGAAGATGGAACTAAAGCAGGTGTCCTCACTAGTGTTGATTGGGAAAATGTGAGGTCAATGATTAAGTTTCTTGAAACTTTTTATACACTTACTTTGAAGGTCTCTGGTTCAAAGTATGTTACAAATAATGTGCACTTTGTGGAAATTGTTGAGCTTGATCTTATTTTGAAAGAGATGACAGAAAATGAAGAttctaatttgaaaaaaatggcaGAAAGTATGAGAGACAAATTCAGAAAATATTGGGGAGAACTAGATAACATGAACAAAATGATTTTTACATCAGCTGTGTTGGatcctcgaaacaagcttgattATGTTCATTTTGCAATTGGTGATATGTTTGGAAAAACAATTGGGGAGCCACTTGTTGATGCAGTGGATAAATATATGAAAGCTTTGTTTGATCATTATGTtaagaaatcatcaaaagtctctttattttcatcatcTCCACCTACTTCATCTGGGAACTCATCGAGTATATCTAATGTGAGCGATGATGACAACTTTCAAAAAAGAGGATCAATGAGAACGAAGCTAGAATTTGTGAGGCATAAAGTAGTTAGTGGAAGTTCAAGTAGTAAATCAGAGTTGGGTAGATATCTTGCTGAAGATGTTGAACCAGAGACtgatgattttgatatattaaagtGGTGGAAATTTAATGAGCCAAGATTTCCTATTCTTTCTGAGATGGCTCGTGATGTATTAGTCATTCCTATTTCAAGTGTCGCATCTGAATGCGCATTTAGCACAGGAGGTCGCATTCTTGATCCTTTTAGGAGTTCATTGACTCCAAAACTAGTGCAAGCTCTTATTTCTCTTCAAGATTGGTATAGAAGTGAACCAATTCCAATTAATGTTGAGGAAGATCTAGAGTATCTTGAGCTACTTGAACTTG ATATGGCTCATAGTGGAATTGAATCTATTATTGTGGATGTGTAG